From a single Hymenobacter sp. YIM 151500-1 genomic region:
- a CDS encoding S-adenosylmethionine:tRNA ribosyltransferase-isomerase, with translation MTVSAPDPRQLSIHDFTYQLPAERIAAEPLPQRDQSKLLVYQGGAITDRHFYELPQLLPAASMLVFNDTKVVRARLFAHKPTGGIVELFCLEPVAPHRAIEPAMQQTGSCVWKCLVGNGKRWKSGPVTLAFAADGQPAVLTAERMEQGEGYALIRFSWTPAHLPFAEVLRAAGHLPLPPYLNRTDTDVDAVRYQTVYAAQEGAVAAPTAGLHFSDEVLVQLAQHGTASARVTLHVGAGTFQPVKAERMAGHPMHGEPISVTQTTLRQLLAHLPRPVIPVGTTSLRTLESLYWLGARLARQPATGGADTLHVGQWEPYKPEAEVPVEAALRTLLSHLEANGSQELHATTQLLIAPGYRFRLTQGLITNFHQPESTLLLLIAALLGNNWRRVYDHALAHNYRFLSYGDSSLLLPQEASLV, from the coding sequence ATGACTGTCTCAGCTCCTGATCCTCGTCAGCTTTCCATTCACGACTTTACCTACCAGCTTCCCGCGGAGCGCATTGCGGCGGAGCCTTTGCCCCAGCGCGACCAGTCCAAGCTGCTGGTGTACCAGGGCGGCGCTATCACCGACCGACATTTTTACGAATTGCCCCAGTTGCTGCCCGCTGCCTCCATGCTGGTATTCAACGACACCAAAGTAGTGCGCGCCCGGCTGTTTGCGCACAAGCCTACGGGGGGCATAGTGGAGCTGTTTTGTCTGGAGCCGGTGGCGCCGCACCGGGCCATTGAGCCCGCCATGCAGCAAACCGGCAGCTGCGTGTGGAAATGCCTGGTGGGCAATGGCAAGCGGTGGAAGTCGGGGCCAGTGACGCTGGCGTTTGCCGCCGATGGTCAGCCGGCCGTGCTGACGGCCGAGCGGATGGAGCAGGGCGAAGGCTACGCCCTGATTCGGTTCAGCTGGACGCCGGCCCACCTGCCCTTTGCCGAGGTGCTGCGGGCCGCCGGCCATTTGCCCCTGCCGCCCTACCTCAACCGCACCGACACCGACGTGGATGCCGTGCGTTACCAAACCGTGTACGCGGCCCAGGAAGGCGCCGTAGCTGCCCCCACCGCCGGCCTGCACTTTTCCGACGAGGTGCTGGTCCAACTGGCCCAGCATGGTACGGCCTCGGCCCGCGTCACGCTGCACGTGGGGGCCGGCACGTTTCAACCCGTGAAAGCCGAGCGCATGGCTGGCCACCCCATGCACGGGGAGCCTATCAGCGTGACGCAGACTACGTTACGGCAGCTGCTGGCCCACTTGCCGCGCCCCGTTATTCCGGTGGGCACCACCAGCCTGCGCACCCTGGAAAGCTTATATTGGCTGGGGGCGCGCCTGGCCCGGCAGCCGGCTACCGGAGGTGCTGACACCCTGCACGTAGGGCAGTGGGAGCCATACAAGCCGGAGGCTGAAGTGCCCGTAGAAGCAGCACTAAGGACTTTGCTGTCCCATCTGGAAGCCAATGGCAGCCAGGAGCTACACGCCACCACCCAGCTGCTGATTGCGCCCGGTTACCGTTTCCGCCTCACCCAGGGCCTCATCACCAATTTCCACCAGCCTGAAAGCACCCTGCTCCTGCTGATAGCCGCCCTGCTCGGCAACAACTGGCGCCGCGTGTACGACCACGCCCTGGCCCACAACTACCGCTTCCTGAGCTACGGCGACTCGTCTTTGCTGCTGCCACAGGAGGCCAGTTTAGTGTAG